In Labilibaculum sp. DW002, one DNA window encodes the following:
- the porV gene encoding type IX secretion system outer membrane channel protein PorV produces the protein MNYRLTLITSLLSILLFTNLKTSWAQSSTSGANYISTAVPFLTITPDSRAGAMGDVGVATSPDANSMHWNPAKFAMIDGDYGVAASYTPWLRDLVDDMSISYLTGYYRLDKNQVIATSLRYFALGEIIFLESADAIENSKNPNEWAFDMAYSRRLTDNLSGGIAFRYIRSDFQADYVAGVETKAGSAFAADISVYYQKEFKRNRKEMLWSWGVNISNIGSKISYSDDSEKEFIPTNLRLGTALKMELDRYNSLTIAADLNKLLVPTPGKGAVEDNPEGTVIVGSETSDQSVMSGIFSSFSDAPNGMSEEFKEITWSLGLEYWYHNQFAVRTGYFHENEDKGNRKFYTAGVGVKLSMFDLDFSYLIPSSQNNPLKNTLRFTITANLDKILK, from the coding sequence ATGAATTATAGACTAACTCTAATCACCAGCCTTTTGTCCATTTTGTTATTCACAAATTTAAAGACAAGCTGGGCGCAAAGCTCAACATCCGGAGCAAATTATATTTCTACGGCTGTCCCATTTCTAACTATTACACCCGATTCTCGTGCAGGAGCAATGGGAGACGTTGGTGTTGCAACTTCGCCAGATGCTAATTCAATGCATTGGAACCCTGCTAAATTTGCCATGATTGATGGAGATTACGGCGTTGCCGCTTCTTACACTCCATGGCTAAGAGACTTAGTTGACGATATGAGTATTTCATACCTAACAGGGTATTACCGATTGGATAAAAACCAGGTAATTGCAACCTCACTTCGCTATTTTGCATTAGGTGAAATCATATTTTTAGAAAGTGCCGATGCGATCGAAAATTCTAAAAATCCGAACGAATGGGCATTCGATATGGCTTATTCGAGAAGATTAACAGATAATTTATCTGGAGGTATTGCTTTTCGATATATCCGTTCAGATTTTCAGGCTGATTATGTTGCTGGTGTAGAAACCAAAGCAGGTAGCGCTTTTGCTGCTGATATTTCGGTATACTATCAGAAAGAATTTAAGCGAAACCGAAAAGAAATGCTTTGGTCTTGGGGTGTAAACATTTCTAATATTGGTTCTAAAATCAGCTATTCTGATGATAGTGAGAAAGAGTTTATCCCAACTAACTTGCGTTTAGGTACTGCATTAAAAATGGAATTAGATCGATACAATTCATTGACTATTGCTGCTGATCTTAACAAGTTACTGGTTCCAACACCAGGTAAAGGTGCAGTTGAAGACAATCCTGAAGGAACCGTAATTGTTGGTAGTGAAACTTCCGATCAATCTGTTATGAGCGGAATTTTTAGTTCTTTCTCTGATGCTCCAAATGGAATGAGTGAAGAGTTTAAAGAAATAACATGGAGCCTTGGTCTAGAGTATTGGTATCATAACCAATTTGCTGTTCGTACAGGATATTTTCATGAAAATGAAGATAAAGGGAATCGTAAATTCTACACAGCAGGTGTTGGAGTAAAACTAAGCATGTTTGATCTGGATTTTTCTTATTTAATTCCATCAAGTCAAAACAACCCATTAAAAAATACTTTGCGCTTTACCATAACTGCAAATCTTGATAAAATTCTAAAATAG
- a CDS encoding DUF5684 domain-containing protein: MEIFIGVVFYLALIALMIVSAWKINTKANQPGWACIVPIYSAIVTLEIIGKPWWWILLIIFLPGINLIWLIWMTNLLSKSFGKSTGFTIGMIFLPFIFYPILGLGDATYQGPAGLK; the protein is encoded by the coding sequence ATGGAAATTTTTATTGGAGTAGTTTTTTACCTTGCACTTATTGCATTAATGATAGTATCTGCGTGGAAAATTAACACAAAAGCAAATCAACCTGGATGGGCTTGTATTGTGCCAATTTATAGCGCTATAGTAACCTTAGAGATTATTGGTAAACCATGGTGGTGGATACTTCTAATTATCTTCCTTCCAGGGATAAATTTAATCTGGCTAATTTGGATGACAAATCTATTATCTAAAAGCTTTGGGAAAAGTACTGGATTTACTATAGGTATGATTTTTCTACCATTCATTTTTTATCCAATTCTTGGATTAGGGGATGCTACTTATCAAGGTCCTGCTGGATTAAAATAA
- a CDS encoding thioredoxin family protein translates to MKLSLAILEKLKEERASFYIYFSAPNCGVCHVLAPKLKTLMAEHFPRLDAYEVDNSIQPEIAAQYSLFTNPSLLVFLDGKEFLRRSRVIGLGEVEGELKRPYQLFFE, encoded by the coding sequence ATGAAATTGTCCTTAGCTATTCTTGAAAAATTAAAGGAGGAAAGAGCCTCATTTTACATTTATTTTTCTGCGCCTAATTGTGGTGTTTGTCATGTATTAGCGCCGAAATTGAAGACTTTAATGGCTGAGCACTTTCCAAGGTTAGATGCCTACGAAGTAGACAATTCAATTCAGCCAGAAATCGCAGCTCAGTATAGTTTGTTTACAAATCCAAGTTTACTGGTTTTTCTAGATGGTAAGGAGTTTTTACGAAGAAGTCGGGTAATTGGTCTCGGAGAGGTTGAAGGCGAGCTAAAACGACCTTATCAGCTATTTTTCGAATAG
- the ispF gene encoding 2-C-methyl-D-erythritol 2,4-cyclodiphosphate synthase encodes MKIRVGFGYDVHQLAEGEEFWLGGIQLDHQKGSVGHSDGDVLIHAICDALLGAANMRDIGYHFPDTSVELKGIDSKILLKKTVEIIAKKGFTIGNIDSTIALQKPKINPHIDKMQKILAEVMGIDIEDIAIKATTTEKLGFIGTEDGVAAYATVLIQK; translated from the coding sequence ATGAAAATAAGAGTAGGATTTGGATACGATGTTCATCAACTAGCAGAAGGTGAAGAATTTTGGCTTGGAGGTATCCAATTAGACCATCAGAAAGGAAGTGTTGGTCATTCAGATGGTGATGTTCTAATTCATGCAATATGCGATGCCCTATTAGGTGCTGCCAATATGAGAGATATAGGCTATCACTTCCCGGATACCTCGGTAGAATTAAAAGGTATTGATAGTAAAATACTACTCAAGAAAACAGTTGAAATAATAGCTAAAAAAGGTTTTACAATTGGTAATATAGATTCAACTATTGCTTTGCAAAAACCTAAAATAAATCCTCATATTGATAAAATGCAAAAAATACTTGCTGAGGTTATGGGTATAGATATTGAAGATATCGCTATAAAAGCTACAACAACCGAAAAATTAGGATTTATAGGCACCGAAGATGGTGTTGCGGCCTATGCAACAGTTTTAATACAGAAGTAA
- the alaS gene encoding alanine--tRNA ligase, with translation MTSSEIRQAYLDFFESKQHKIESSAAMVIKDDPTLMFTNAGMNQFKDIFLGNSPIKYKRIANSQKCLRVSGKHNDLEEVGHDTYHHTMFEMLGNWSFGDYFKKEAIDWAWEFLVDTLKLPTDRLYASVFEGSDEDKMPRDDEAAGYWEKYLPVSHIINGNKKDNFWEMGDVGPCGPCSEIHIDLRTEEERKLVDGRDLINMDHPQVVEIWNLVFMQFNRKADGSLESLPHQHVDTGMGFERLCMAMQNKQSNYDTDVFQPIIQAIAKMCGKTYGDNEEIDIALRVIADHIRTISFAITDGQLPSNNKAGYVIRRILRRAVRYGYTFLDLKDPFMYRLVEVLIEVMGKHFPELVKQRNLIEKVVKEEENSFLRTLANGIKLLDQIIEKTKADDFKVVQGKVAFELYDTYGFPLDLTELILKENDLVVNRREFNEAMEAQKNRSRSATAMETGDWIEILKDDKEEFVGYDYLSTDVKVTRYRKMNIKGKDLFQLVFNITPFYGESGGQVGDTGYIEANGEKISIVDTKKETGLIIHIANELPSDPTLTFKAVVNAGKRQLIANNHTATHLLHAALREVLGDHVEQKGSLVNPDHLRFDFSHFQKLTEEEIAKVEEIVNHKIRENATTEIKNGIPMQEAIDLGAMALFGEKYGDLVRVVKLNESVELCGGTHVKATGQIGLFKITSEGAISAGVRRIEAITAVKAEKYINDKLNTLKEIERTFKSNQNLIKNIEDLMSENSGLKKDLDGFMKDRLKVIKNDLKGHVSVTKDVNFITEPLSVGSAGDIKDVAFSLKSEVENLVFIAGADLGGKANLTIMFSDNLVKEYDLNAGAIVREAAKEIKGGGGGQAFFASAGGKDPQGIDAAISTAKKMILHKIEG, from the coding sequence ATGACTTCTAGCGAGATCAGACAAGCCTATTTGGATTTCTTTGAATCCAAACAACATAAAATTGAATCATCAGCAGCAATGGTGATTAAGGATGACCCAACATTAATGTTTACAAATGCCGGGATGAATCAGTTCAAGGATATTTTCCTTGGTAATTCTCCCATTAAGTACAAGAGAATTGCCAACTCCCAAAAATGTTTGCGAGTATCAGGTAAGCATAACGACTTGGAAGAAGTAGGACATGACACCTACCACCACACCATGTTCGAAATGTTAGGCAACTGGTCTTTTGGTGATTATTTTAAAAAGGAAGCAATTGATTGGGCTTGGGAATTCTTAGTTGATACATTAAAACTTCCAACGGATCGTTTATACGCTAGTGTTTTTGAAGGTAGTGATGAAGACAAAATGCCTCGCGACGACGAAGCTGCAGGTTATTGGGAGAAGTACCTTCCCGTAAGTCACATTATCAACGGAAACAAGAAAGATAATTTCTGGGAAATGGGAGATGTTGGTCCTTGTGGTCCATGTTCTGAAATTCATATTGACCTAAGAACGGAAGAAGAAAGAAAACTTGTTGATGGTAGAGATCTTATTAATATGGATCACCCACAAGTTGTTGAAATTTGGAACTTAGTTTTCATGCAATTCAACCGTAAGGCTGATGGCTCACTAGAGTCATTACCTCATCAGCACGTTGATACAGGAATGGGATTCGAGCGTCTTTGTATGGCTATGCAAAACAAGCAATCAAACTACGATACTGACGTTTTCCAGCCAATCATCCAAGCTATTGCAAAGATGTGTGGCAAAACATACGGCGACAACGAAGAGATCGATATCGCATTACGTGTAATTGCTGACCATATCAGAACTATTTCATTTGCTATTACTGATGGTCAATTACCATCGAATAATAAAGCAGGTTACGTCATCCGTCGAATCCTTCGTCGTGCTGTACGTTATGGTTATACATTCCTTGATTTGAAAGATCCTTTCATGTACCGTTTGGTTGAGGTTCTAATCGAGGTTATGGGTAAGCATTTTCCAGAACTGGTTAAGCAAAGAAATTTGATCGAAAAAGTGGTGAAAGAGGAAGAGAATTCTTTCCTAAGAACACTTGCTAACGGTATCAAGCTACTTGATCAGATTATTGAAAAAACAAAAGCTGACGACTTTAAAGTTGTTCAAGGTAAAGTTGCTTTTGAACTTTACGATACATACGGATTCCCATTAGACTTGACAGAGTTGATTCTTAAGGAGAATGATCTTGTTGTGAACCGAAGAGAATTTAACGAAGCCATGGAAGCTCAGAAGAACCGTTCACGTTCAGCTACAGCAATGGAAACCGGCGATTGGATTGAGATTCTGAAGGATGATAAGGAAGAGTTCGTTGGTTATGATTACTTATCAACTGATGTAAAAGTTACACGCTATCGTAAAATGAATATCAAAGGGAAAGATTTATTCCAACTGGTATTCAACATTACGCCTTTCTATGGCGAAAGTGGTGGACAGGTAGGCGATACTGGTTATATCGAAGCCAATGGCGAGAAAATTTCGATTGTAGATACAAAAAAAGAAACGGGTTTAATTATTCATATTGCAAACGAATTACCTAGCGATCCAACTCTAACTTTTAAAGCAGTTGTAAACGCAGGTAAGCGTCAATTAATTGCAAATAACCATACAGCTACACACCTATTGCATGCAGCTCTACGCGAAGTCTTGGGCGATCATGTTGAGCAAAAAGGTTCTCTGGTAAATCCTGATCATTTACGTTTTGACTTTTCTCATTTCCAAAAATTGACAGAAGAAGAGATTGCTAAGGTTGAAGAAATTGTAAATCACAAGATTCGTGAAAATGCAACAACCGAAATAAAAAATGGTATTCCTATGCAGGAAGCTATTGATTTAGGCGCAATGGCTTTATTTGGTGAGAAGTATGGCGACTTGGTCCGTGTTGTAAAATTAAACGAATCGGTTGAGCTTTGTGGTGGTACTCACGTTAAGGCTACGGGGCAGATTGGCTTATTCAAAATCACTTCTGAGGGAGCTATTTCTGCAGGCGTACGTCGTATTGAAGCAATTACAGCAGTTAAGGCTGAGAAATATATCAATGATAAGCTAAACACACTTAAAGAGATTGAACGTACTTTCAAGTCGAATCAAAATTTAATTAAGAACATTGAAGATTTGATGTCTGAAAATTCAGGTTTGAAGAAAGACCTGGACGGATTCATGAAAGATCGCCTAAAGGTGATTAAGAATGATCTTAAAGGACATGTTTCTGTTACCAAAGATGTTAATTTTATTACCGAGCCATTAAGTGTTGGAAGTGCTGGTGATATTAAAGATGTTGCCTTCTCGCTTAAATCAGAAGTTGAAAACCTGGTGTTTATTGCTGGGGCAGACCTTGGTGGAAAAGCCAACCTGACTATCATGTTCTCTGATAACCTGGTTAAAGAATACGATTTGAATGCCGGAGCAATTGTTCGTGAAGCTGCTAAGGAAATTAAAGGTGGTGGCGGTGGCCAGGCATTCTTTGCTTCTGCTGGTGGTAAAGATCCTCAGGGTATTGATGCGGCAATCAGTACAGCTAAGAAAATGATTCTACACAAGATTGAAGGCTAA
- a CDS encoding CoA-binding protein, translating into MRKTVVIGASLKEERYSNQCIRLLREHNIETVAVGNKAGKIEDVEIIVGRPCENKVETVAIYLSPKNQESYYDYIIGLKPERILFPPGTENPDFYRKANARGIETEEACPLVMLKTGIY; encoded by the coding sequence ATGAGAAAAACAGTAGTTATAGGTGCCAGTTTAAAAGAAGAAAGATATTCAAATCAATGCATTCGCTTGTTGCGTGAACACAACATTGAAACTGTTGCTGTTGGCAATAAAGCAGGAAAAATTGAAGATGTTGAAATTATTGTTGGTCGTCCGTGCGAAAACAAAGTTGAAACAGTAGCTATTTACCTTTCACCAAAAAATCAAGAATCTTATTACGATTATATCATTGGCTTAAAACCAGAGAGAATTTTGTTTCCTCCAGGAACCGAGAATCCTGATTTTTACAGAAAAGCTAACGCTCGAGGAATAGAAACTGAAGAAGCTTGTCCTTTGGTGATGTTAAAAACCGGAATATATTAA
- a CDS encoding M23 family metallopeptidase, which yields MAKTKYQFNPESISYEKVEANFKTKIINVLKHMASSSVLAIAMVVVLFYFFGSPKEKALARENKQLLTQYTRLNAELTKIQNVLGDLEQRDDNIYRVIFEAEPIHNNIRQAGFGGVNRYENLENLKNADLVISTSKKLDQLSKSIYVQTKSYDDVEEMVKNKFKLLAAIPAIMPIAIKDFNRISAGYGWRVHPIYKTRKFHDGMDFTGNIGLPIYATGDGVIKSVGNQRGYGKKIVIDHGYGYQTIYAHLNGYNVKKRQKVKRGEVIAFLGNTGKSTGPHLHYEIRKSGKHLNPINYYFNDLSADEYDRMVAFAANTGQTMD from the coding sequence ATGGCGAAGACTAAGTATCAGTTTAACCCAGAGTCTATTAGTTACGAAAAAGTAGAGGCCAACTTTAAGACGAAAATAATAAACGTTCTTAAACACATGGCTTCAAGTTCAGTACTTGCCATCGCAATGGTAGTGGTATTGTTCTATTTTTTCGGCTCCCCAAAAGAGAAAGCATTAGCTAGAGAGAATAAACAATTACTTACTCAGTATACTCGCTTAAACGCCGAATTAACTAAGATACAGAATGTTTTGGGTGATCTGGAGCAACGTGATGATAATATTTACCGTGTTATTTTTGAGGCAGAACCCATTCACAATAATATTAGACAAGCAGGTTTTGGAGGTGTGAATCGCTACGAGAATTTAGAGAACTTAAAGAATGCTGATCTCGTTATTTCCACATCGAAGAAATTGGATCAGTTATCAAAATCCATTTACGTTCAGACTAAATCGTATGATGATGTTGAAGAGATGGTTAAGAATAAATTTAAACTCTTAGCTGCTATCCCTGCAATTATGCCAATAGCTATAAAGGATTTTAATCGTATCTCGGCTGGTTATGGTTGGCGGGTACATCCTATTTATAAGACGCGTAAGTTTCATGATGGTATGGATTTTACCGGTAACATAGGGTTGCCAATTTACGCTACTGGTGATGGAGTCATTAAATCAGTTGGAAATCAGCGTGGTTATGGAAAGAAGATCGTTATAGATCACGGTTATGGTTACCAAACAATTTATGCCCACCTTAACGGATATAACGTTAAAAAAAGGCAGAAAGTGAAACGCGGTGAAGTAATTGCTTTTTTAGGAAATACAGGTAAATCAACCGGACCACACCTACATTATGAGATAAGAAAATCAGGAAAGCACTTAAATCCAATAAATTATTATTTCAATGATCTAAGCGCAGATGAATATGATCGTATGGTAGCATTCGCTGCTAACACTGGTCAAACAATGGATTAG
- a CDS encoding Nif3-like dinuclear metal center hexameric protein, whose translation MKVKDIVAAIEEMAPLSYQESYDNAGLIVGRYDWELTGALVCLDVVEEVVEEAIEKGLNLIISHHPIVFKGLKRFNGNNYVERTVMLAIQNNIAIYSAHTNLDSVKGGVSDRICDLIGLQNRRILSPLAEDLNKLVTFVPTEYAQKVKDALFIAGAGRIGNYDSCSFNSKGEGTFKANEGTKPYVGKQGELHTEPETRIETVFPKHLQGKILAALLKNHPYEEVAFDIYQLENVNPNVGLGMIGELNEEENTLQFLKRIKKIFGSACVKHTDLVKDKIKKVALCGGSGSFLLRKAKAAKADIYITGDFKYHEFFDAEGKLIIADIGHYESEQFTREIFYEIVTEKFPNFAVRISEINSNPINYL comes from the coding sequence TTGAAAGTAAAAGATATCGTAGCTGCAATCGAAGAAATGGCCCCCTTATCTTACCAGGAGTCTTATGACAATGCTGGCTTAATTGTTGGGAGATACGATTGGGAGCTTACGGGTGCTTTAGTTTGTTTGGATGTTGTTGAGGAAGTGGTTGAAGAAGCTATTGAAAAAGGCTTAAACCTAATTATATCACATCACCCAATCGTATTTAAAGGACTGAAACGTTTTAATGGCAATAACTATGTAGAACGAACAGTAATGTTAGCCATTCAGAATAATATTGCTATTTATTCGGCACACACCAACTTGGATTCAGTAAAAGGTGGTGTAAGTGATCGCATTTGCGATTTAATAGGATTACAGAATAGAAGAATATTATCACCTTTAGCAGAAGATTTAAACAAATTGGTAACTTTTGTTCCAACAGAATATGCCCAAAAGGTAAAAGATGCCTTGTTTATTGCTGGTGCGGGTCGTATAGGTAATTACGATTCGTGTAGTTTCAATTCGAAAGGTGAGGGGACATTTAAAGCAAATGAAGGAACTAAACCTTACGTAGGGAAACAAGGAGAATTACATACAGAACCGGAAACACGTATTGAAACTGTTTTTCCTAAGCATTTACAAGGAAAAATTCTAGCTGCTTTGTTAAAAAATCACCCCTACGAAGAGGTTGCTTTTGATATCTATCAATTAGAAAATGTGAACCCAAATGTCGGTTTAGGAATGATTGGTGAGTTAAATGAAGAGGAAAATACACTTCAATTTTTAAAAAGAATAAAGAAAATTTTTGGATCAGCTTGCGTTAAGCACACTGATTTGGTTAAGGATAAGATAAAAAAGGTTGCACTTTGCGGTGGTAGCGGAAGCTTTCTTCTAAGAAAAGCAAAGGCTGCAAAAGCTGACATTTATATAACAGGAGATTTTAAATATCACGAATTTTTCGATGCCGAAGGAAAGCTGATCATCGCCGATATCGGACATTATGAAAGTGAACAGTTTACTAGAGAAATTTTTTATGAGATAGTTACAGAAAAATTTCCTAACTTTGCGGTTCGTATCTCAGAGATAAATTCGAATCCAATAAATTATTTGTAA
- a CDS encoding MerR family transcriptional regulator produces the protein MPYRETKIEKLYYSIGEVAEMFSVNTSHIRYWEKEFDIIKPKKNKKGNRFFTKADIDNFHLIYHLVKERGMTLNGAKLKLKENKEDTQNNFEVVSRLKDIRTLLLEMKEMI, from the coding sequence GTGCCATATAGAGAAACGAAAATAGAAAAACTCTACTACTCCATTGGGGAAGTTGCTGAGATGTTCTCCGTGAACACCTCTCATATTCGTTATTGGGAGAAAGAGTTTGATATTATAAAGCCTAAAAAGAATAAAAAAGGTAATCGCTTTTTTACAAAAGCTGATATTGATAATTTTCATTTAATCTATCATCTGGTAAAGGAAAGAGGAATGACTCTTAATGGTGCTAAGCTGAAGTTGAAAGAAAATAAAGAAGATACACAGAATAATTTCGAGGTTGTTTCAAGATTGAAGGATATTAGAACTCTTCTTCTTGAAATGAAAGAGATGATCTAG
- a CDS encoding zinc ribbon domain-containing protein, with the protein MTTQNPKAADLKDISVEEKLRALYEMQSIDAEVDRIKTLRGELPLEVQDLEDEIVGLDTRINNLNTEVSDLGDTIAKKKQEIKEADLLIKKYEAQQSNVRNNREFDSISKEIEFQKLEIELCEKRIREFNSEITNKKALIENSDKVFADKQADLEGKKGELEAIVSETKIEEEKLMSQSENFKGKIEERLLTAYTRIRSNARNGLSVVTVERDACGGCFNKIPPQRQMDIRSRKKVIVCEYCGRILVDKYIVDYDHSIEEADKAAAAAKPKRRTRKKE; encoded by the coding sequence ATGACAACACAAAATCCAAAAGCTGCAGATTTAAAGGATATTTCAGTTGAAGAAAAATTGCGTGCACTGTACGAAATGCAAAGTATTGATGCTGAGGTTGACAGAATTAAAACGCTAAGAGGAGAACTTCCTTTAGAAGTTCAGGATTTGGAAGATGAAATTGTGGGGCTTGACACCAGGATTAATAATCTTAACACTGAAGTGAGTGATCTTGGTGATACAATCGCTAAGAAGAAACAAGAGATTAAAGAAGCTGATTTATTGATTAAAAAGTACGAGGCTCAACAGTCTAACGTTCGTAATAATCGTGAATTTGATTCTATTTCTAAAGAAATTGAATTTCAAAAGCTTGAAATTGAATTGTGCGAGAAGAGAATTAGAGAGTTCAATTCGGAAATTACCAACAAGAAAGCTTTAATCGAGAATTCAGATAAAGTATTTGCTGACAAACAAGCTGACTTAGAAGGTAAGAAAGGTGAGTTAGAAGCAATTGTTTCTGAGACGAAAATTGAAGAAGAAAAATTGATGAGTCAATCAGAAAACTTCAAAGGTAAAATTGAAGAGCGATTGTTAACTGCATATACAAGAATTCGTTCGAATGCAAGAAATGGTCTTTCTGTTGTAACTGTAGAGCGTGATGCTTGTGGAGGTTGCTTTAATAAGATTCCACCTCAACGTCAAATGGATATTCGTTCTCGTAAGAAAGTTATTGTTTGTGAGTACTGTGGACGTATCTTAGTTGATAAGTACATCGTAGATTACGATCATAGCATAGAAGAAGCTGATAAAGCTGCTGCAGCTGCGAAGCCAAAAAGAAGAACTCGTAAAAAAGAGTAA
- the ccsA gene encoding cytochrome c biogenesis protein CcsA: MIWNYFLLSAGVSSASWILSALLAKKNGIRNALVLIGILSMALYIGFLWTSLERPPLRTLGETRLWYALFISIIGLITYFRWKYLWMLYYCLFMSLLFLFINFLHPENFSKTLMPALQSPWFVPHVVVYIISYAFLAASTLVAVYGLYQVKMNKFDNKLMYVADNLVYLGFSFLTLGLLFGALWAKEAWGHYWTWDPKETWAFITWMGYLVYIHRRHQMPSKYKSSLWILAFAFVILLVCWFGVNYLPSAQFSVHTYSQQP, encoded by the coding sequence ATGATTTGGAACTATTTTTTATTGTCAGCAGGTGTGAGTTCAGCAAGTTGGATTTTGTCTGCTTTGCTAGCTAAGAAAAATGGCATTCGAAATGCTCTTGTACTGATTGGTATACTCAGCATGGCTTTATATATTGGTTTTTTATGGACTAGCTTGGAACGACCTCCATTGAGAACTTTAGGTGAAACACGTTTGTGGTATGCATTATTTATATCCATAATTGGATTGATTACCTATTTCCGATGGAAGTATTTGTGGATGCTGTATTACTGTCTTTTTATGTCATTGCTGTTTCTGTTCATTAATTTTCTGCATCCCGAAAATTTCTCGAAAACATTAATGCCAGCTTTGCAAAGTCCATGGTTCGTGCCACACGTTGTGGTGTATATTATTTCCTATGCATTTCTTGCTGCATCTACATTAGTTGCTGTGTATGGCTTGTATCAAGTGAAAATGAACAAGTTTGACAATAAATTGATGTATGTAGCCGACAATTTGGTCTATTTGGGCTTCTCTTTTTTAACCCTTGGCTTACTATTTGGTGCTCTTTGGGCAAAAGAAGCTTGGGGGCATTATTGGACATGGGATCCAAAGGAAACTTGGGCATTTATTACCTGGATGGGATATTTAGTCTACATTCACCGACGACATCAAATGCCTTCGAAATACAAATCATCTTTATGGATTTTGGCCTTTGCCTTCGTAATACTTTTGGTGTGTTGGTTCGGAGTTAATTACCTTCCATCGGCACAGTTTAGTGTTCACACATACAGTCAACAGCCGTAA